A region of Fibrobacter succinogenes subsp. succinogenes S85 DNA encodes the following proteins:
- the cas9 gene encoding type II CRISPR RNA-guided endonuclease Cas9 (Cas9, originally named Csn1, is the large, multifunctional signature protein of type II CRISPR/Cas systems. It is well known even to general audiences because its RNA-guided endonuclease activity has made it a popular tool for custom editing of eukaryotic genomes.), protein MKKILGLDLGTNSIGWAVVNADEITRDDGSRYLKPNGISAAGSRIIPMSADILGDFEKGNSISQTAERTRMRMARRLHERALLRRERLLRVLNLLDFLPKHFADKIDRYGKFTDDSEPKLAWRKNTEGKYEFIFQDAFNEMLAEFKDKQPEIVEEGKKIPYDWTIYYLRKKALEKALSKEELSWILLQFNQKRGYYQLRGEEEEIPQDKKIEYLAQKVVKVEATDQKKGDDVWYNVYLENGMIYRRTSKAPLDWEGKVKEFIVTTEVENDGETPKKDKEGNIKRSFRAPKEDDWTLLKKKTEADIENSHKTVGCYIYDSLLNNPKQKIIGKLVRTVERKFYKEELTQILKKQVELIPELRDDNLYKQCIEELYPINEAHRNTIAKTDFANLFINDILFYQRPLKSKKSQIDNCPYEERIFIDSKTGEKKKVPVKCIAKSNPLFQEFRLWQFIQNLRIYQREKEIDGKLLTDIDITSECLKSEEDYVRLFDWLNDRETIEQEDLLKHLFNTKKSKNKENPYRWNYVEDKVYPCNETRATILKGFSKCGINASVLSPELEMALWHILYSVEDKKEIETALTHFAQKQGWNDDFAKVFSKAKPFKKDYGSYSEKAIKKLLSLMRMGKYWNQDNIDKNTLDRIDKIINGEYDEKISNRVRDNAINLKDISDFRGLPVWLACYIVYDRHSEAKDCTKWNSPEEIDSYLKKFKQHSLRNPIVEQVVTETLRTVRDIWIQEEQIDEIHLELGRDLKNPADKRKKMSENILKNENTNLRIKAMLMEFMNPSMGIENVRPYSPSQQDILRIYEENALDNLTKDDKDFDFISKISKQAQPSKTDIIRYKCWLEQKYRSPYTGKTISLSKLFTPAYEIEHVIPQSLYFDDSFSNKVICEAEVNKLKDRQLGYKFIAEHHGEKVQLSQGEVVEILSVDAYEKFVKENYANNRIKMKKLLMESIPDEFIERQLNDSRYISKVVKGLLSNIVREKIDDENYEPEAVSKNLISCNGAITDRLKKDWGMNDVWNSIILPRFIRMNQITGKDCFTTTNAEGHLIPQMPLELQKGFNKKRIDHRHHAMDAIVIACTTRDHVNLLNNEAAHSKFNATRYQLQRKLRRFEKAVIDGKEREVAKEFLKPWDSFSSDSKNILENIIVSFKQNQRVINKTTNAFLHFDENGKKTFIKQGKGDSWAIRKSMHKDTVFGEINLRKVRSVSLNEAIKVPERVLNKKIKEKILELKNNKIDAKNIKKYIEENHTGGYGIDSSKIDVFYFTKETKERFFATRKTLDTSFNQAKIKDSIADSGIQKILLAHLKSKNGDAEQAFSPDGIDEMNKNIVELNNGKFHQPILKVRVYEKADKFAVGQKGNKKVKFVEAAKGTNLFFAIFEKDGKRSYLTIPLNVMIDCQKQYGNQWKNNIEAYLKEKELVEKDVKLQFILSPNDLVYLPTEGSIDKKRIYKVVSFTNNRLYAIPYAIAKSIVDKNEFTQLNKIEFTDNKESIKDACVPVIIDRLGNVIEFNGKRL, encoded by the coding sequence AAGACTTCTGCGTGTTTTAAACCTTTTGGATTTTTTGCCGAAGCATTTTGCTGATAAAATTGATCGCTATGGTAAATTCACTGACGATAGTGAGCCCAAATTAGCATGGCGCAAAAATACAGAAGGTAAATACGAATTCATTTTCCAAGACGCATTCAATGAAATGCTAGCCGAATTTAAAGACAAGCAACCAGAAATTGTCGAAGAAGGAAAGAAAATCCCCTATGATTGGACCATCTACTATCTTCGTAAAAAGGCTCTTGAGAAAGCTCTTTCAAAAGAAGAACTCTCTTGGATACTGCTCCAGTTTAACCAAAAGCGCGGTTATTATCAATTAAGAGGCGAAGAAGAGGAAATTCCTCAAGATAAGAAAATTGAATATTTAGCACAAAAAGTTGTTAAGGTAGAAGCAACCGATCAGAAGAAAGGCGATGATGTTTGGTACAATGTTTATCTTGAAAATGGAATGATCTATCGACGTACCAGTAAAGCACCCCTTGATTGGGAAGGAAAAGTCAAAGAATTTATTGTAACGACAGAAGTCGAAAATGACGGTGAAACACCGAAAAAAGATAAAGAAGGGAACATCAAACGCTCTTTCCGCGCGCCCAAAGAAGATGACTGGACTCTTCTTAAAAAGAAAACCGAAGCCGATATTGAAAATAGTCATAAAACTGTGGGCTGCTACATTTATGATTCGTTACTAAACAACCCAAAACAAAAGATTATTGGAAAACTAGTCAGAACTGTTGAAAGAAAGTTCTATAAAGAGGAATTGACTCAGATACTTAAGAAACAAGTTGAGCTCATCCCCGAACTCCGCGATGACAATCTGTACAAACAGTGTATTGAAGAACTCTACCCCATCAACGAGGCTCATAGAAATACTATTGCAAAGACCGATTTTGCAAATCTTTTCATTAACGACATTTTATTCTATCAGCGCCCATTAAAAAGTAAAAAATCCCAAATTGACAACTGTCCTTACGAAGAGCGCATTTTCATTGATTCAAAAACAGGCGAAAAGAAAAAAGTTCCCGTAAAATGCATTGCAAAATCAAATCCGTTATTCCAGGAATTTAGACTTTGGCAATTCATTCAAAATTTGAGAATTTACCAGCGAGAAAAAGAAATCGATGGTAAACTTTTAACAGATATTGACATTACAAGTGAATGCTTGAAATCTGAAGAAGATTATGTAAGACTTTTTGACTGGCTAAACGACAGAGAAACCATCGAACAAGAAGATTTATTAAAGCATCTCTTTAATACCAAAAAATCAAAAAATAAAGAAAACCCATATCGATGGAATTATGTAGAAGATAAGGTTTATCCTTGCAACGAAACTCGTGCCACAATTTTGAAAGGATTTTCAAAATGTGGTATTAATGCATCAGTTCTTTCGCCTGAATTGGAAATGGCTTTATGGCACATACTTTATTCCGTTGAAGATAAAAAAGAAATCGAAACAGCCCTGACTCATTTTGCACAAAAACAAGGCTGGAACGATGATTTTGCAAAAGTATTTTCCAAAGCGAAGCCTTTCAAAAAAGACTATGGCTCTTATTCAGAAAAAGCAATAAAGAAGTTGCTTTCTCTTATGCGAATGGGCAAATACTGGAACCAAGACAATATTGATAAAAACACTCTTGATAGGATTGATAAAATCATCAATGGCGAATATGATGAGAAAATCTCCAATAGAGTCCGTGATAACGCAATTAACTTAAAAGACATAAGTGATTTTAGAGGCCTACCGGTCTGGCTTGCCTGCTACATCGTGTACGACAGACATTCCGAAGCCAAAGATTGTACCAAATGGAATTCTCCCGAGGAAATTGATTCTTATCTCAAGAAATTTAAACAACATTCCTTACGTAACCCAATCGTAGAACAGGTTGTCACAGAAACTCTGAGAACCGTTCGAGACATTTGGATTCAGGAAGAACAAATTGATGAAATCCATCTTGAACTTGGACGCGACTTAAAAAATCCTGCCGATAAGCGCAAGAAAATGTCTGAAAATATCCTGAAGAACGAAAATACGAATTTGCGCATCAAGGCCATGCTAATGGAATTCATGAACCCCAGCATGGGCATTGAAAATGTTCGCCCGTATTCACCAAGCCAACAGGATATTCTGCGCATTTATGAAGAAAACGCTCTTGACAACCTAACTAAGGATGACAAGGACTTCGACTTTATTTCAAAAATTTCCAAACAGGCACAACCATCAAAAACAGATATTATCCGTTACAAATGTTGGCTCGAACAAAAGTATCGTTCCCCGTACACGGGTAAAACAATTTCGCTATCCAAGCTATTTACCCCGGCATACGAAATCGAACATGTTATTCCTCAGTCGCTTTATTTCGATGACTCTTTCAGTAACAAAGTTATTTGTGAAGCCGAAGTTAATAAACTTAAAGATCGCCAATTAGGATATAAATTCATTGCGGAACACCATGGAGAAAAGGTTCAATTAAGCCAAGGTGAAGTTGTCGAAATACTCTCCGTAGATGCTTATGAAAAATTTGTCAAAGAAAATTATGCGAACAATCGCATAAAGATGAAAAAATTATTGATGGAAAGCATCCCCGACGAATTCATAGAGCGTCAGTTAAACGATAGCCGCTACATCAGTAAAGTTGTTAAAGGACTTTTGTCAAATATCGTTCGCGAAAAGATTGACGATGAAAACTATGAACCAGAAGCAGTGTCCAAAAATCTTATTTCGTGCAATGGCGCTATTACAGACCGATTGAAGAAAGATTGGGGCATGAATGATGTTTGGAACAGCATTATTTTGCCAAGATTTATTCGAATGAACCAAATCACGGGAAAAGATTGTTTCACAACGACTAACGCAGAAGGTCATCTTATTCCACAGATGCCTTTAGAGCTTCAAAAGGGATTTAATAAGAAAAGAATTGACCATCGTCACCACGCAATGGACGCAATCGTCATCGCTTGTACAACACGAGACCATGTAAATCTACTGAATAACGAAGCCGCACATTCAAAATTCAATGCAACTAGGTATCAGTTACAACGCAAACTTCGGCGTTTTGAAAAGGCTGTAATTGACGGTAAGGAACGCGAAGTTGCAAAAGAATTCCTAAAGCCATGGGATTCATTCTCTTCAGATTCCAAGAATATTCTTGAAAATATTATCGTAAGTTTCAAGCAAAATCAGCGCGTGATAAACAAAACGACAAATGCGTTCCTGCATTTTGACGAAAACGGAAAGAAGACTTTTATAAAGCAAGGAAAGGGCGATAGCTGGGCAATTCGCAAATCCATGCACAAAGACACTGTTTTTGGGGAAATCAATCTGCGCAAAGTAAGAAGTGTTTCCTTAAATGAAGCAATAAAAGTTCCAGAAAGAGTTCTCAACAAGAAAATCAAAGAAAAAATCCTCGAATTAAAAAACAACAAGATTGACGCAAAGAACATCAAAAAATACATCGAAGAAAATCATACAGGCGGTTATGGAATAGATTCTTCAAAAATCGATGTATTCTATTTTACTAAAGAAACAAAGGAACGATTCTTCGCCACAAGAAAAACTCTTGACACATCTTTTAACCAAGCAAAAATCAAAGATAGTATCGCTGATTCTGGAATACAAAAGATTTTATTGGCTCATCTAAAAAGCAAGAACGGAGATGCAGAACAAGCTTTTTCTCCAGACGGCATTGATGAAATGAACAAAAACATCGTTGAACTAAACAATGGTAAATTCCATCAACCAATTCTAAAGGTGCGCGTTTACGAAAAGGCGGATAAATTTGCTGTTGGACAAAAAGGCAATAAGAAAGTCAAATTTGTCGAAGCCGCCAAGGGAACGAACTTGTTCTTCGCCATTTTCGAAAAAGACGGAAAACGCTCGTATTTGACTATTCCTCTAAACGTAATGATTGATTGCCAAAAACAGTATGGTAATCAGTGGAAAAATAATATTGAAGCTTATTTAAAAGAAAAGGAACTTGTCGAGAAGGACGTTAAGCTCCAGTTTATTCTTTCACCAAATGATTTGGTATATCTGCCAACAGAAGGGTCTATTGACAAAAAGCGTATATATAAAGTTGTTTCCTTTACAAATAATAGACTGTATGCCATTCCATATGCCATAGCCAAAAGTATTGTAGACAAGAACGAATTCACTCAATTAAATAAAATTGAATTTACCGACAACAAAGAGTCAATTAAAGATGCATGCGTTCCTGTAATAATAGACAGACTTGGCAACGTAATCGAATTTAACGGAAAACGATTATGA
- the cas1 gene encoding type II CRISPR-associated endonuclease Cas1 has protein sequence MIKRTLYFGNQAYLSLKDNQLVIKKRNDEIVTAAIEDIAYIVLDSPQITVTNALLGALLENNCAIINCDKTHLPSGLLLPLSGNTLQSERFQAQIDASLPLKKQLWQQTVQQKILNQAAVLHGSHDAEIGNMTAWANSVRSGDVDNREAVAAAYYWKEMFPDIPDFVRDRNGVPPNNMLNYGYAILRGVVARALVSSGLLPTLGIHHHNRYNAYCLADDIMEPYRPIVDKLILEVINEIEEYPTDLSTEIKAKLLRIPVLDCVIDGNRSPLMNAVSTTTASLAKCYLGTTRKLLYPEV, from the coding sequence ATGATTAAGCGTACTCTGTATTTTGGGAACCAGGCTTATTTAAGTCTCAAGGACAACCAGCTTGTCATTAAGAAACGCAATGATGAAATCGTCACCGCAGCTATTGAAGACATTGCTTACATTGTTCTTGATTCGCCTCAAATTACAGTGACAAACGCTTTACTCGGGGCTTTGCTAGAGAACAACTGCGCGATAATAAACTGCGATAAGACGCATCTACCCTCAGGCTTACTCCTTCCCCTTTCAGGGAATACCCTGCAAAGCGAAAGATTCCAGGCTCAGATAGATGCATCGCTTCCATTAAAAAAGCAACTATGGCAACAAACGGTCCAGCAAAAAATTTTAAATCAGGCTGCCGTTTTGCATGGTTCTCATGACGCTGAAATTGGAAATATGACGGCATGGGCAAATTCCGTGCGAAGTGGAGATGTTGATAACAGAGAAGCTGTTGCCGCAGCTTACTATTGGAAAGAAATGTTCCCCGATATTCCTGATTTTGTTCGTGACCGAAATGGAGTACCGCCAAATAATATGCTCAATTATGGCTATGCCATTTTACGCGGTGTGGTTGCAAGGGCTTTGGTTTCGAGCGGACTTTTACCGACTTTGGGAATACACCACCATAATCGTTACAACGCCTATTGTTTAGCAGATGACATAATGGAGCCGTACCGCCCAATCGTAGACAAACTAATTTTAGAAGTTATTAACGAAATAGAAGAATATCCTACTGATCTTTCTACTGAAATAAAGGCTAAACTTTTAAGAATCCCTGTACTTGATTGTGTTATTGATGGGAATCGAAGCCCGTTGATGAATGCCGTTTCAACAACTACAGCTTCGCTTGCCAAGTGTTATTTAGGAACAACAAGGAAATTGCTCTATCCGGAGGTGTAG
- the cas2 gene encoding CRISPR-associated endonuclease Cas2 encodes MDRFSEYRIMWILCFFDLPTETKIERQRHSEFRKNLLKDGFSRFQLSIYVRHCASVENAEVHIARVKSFMPPDGSVSILCITDKQFGKIQVFYGRKEKPKPKSTGQLELFL; translated from the coding sequence ATGGACCGATTTAGCGAGTACAGAATTATGTGGATTTTGTGTTTCTTTGATTTGCCGACAGAAACGAAAATTGAGCGGCAACGGCACAGCGAATTTCGCAAAAATCTGTTAAAAGATGGATTTTCAAGATTCCAATTATCCATATATGTTCGGCATTGCGCTTCTGTGGAAAATGCAGAAGTTCATATTGCTCGAGTAAAGAGTTTTATGCCGCCAGATGGTTCAGTAAGCATTCTCTGTATCACGGACAAGCAGTTCGGGAAAATCCAGGTTTTCTACGGTCGAAAGGAAAAACCGAAGCCAAAATCAACGGGGCAATTAGAGCTTTTCCTATAA
- a CDS encoding 4Fe-4S binding protein, which yields MAVDYSTLKKGGWMRQKQKNNFSLRVRVVGGNLTATQLAKIAEVAEKYGEGYAHLTSRQSVEIPFIKLENIDDVKNALAEGGVEPGVCGARVRTITACQGEAVCPSGCIDTYAIAKELDDRYFARELPHKFKFGVTGCQNNCLKAEENDVGIKGAIKVDWLEDKCIGCGLCAKVCRKEAIKIENKKVIFDKEKCNYCGRCYKSCPTDAWSHIHGYIVSFGGLFGNNINKGETIIPFVEDKQKLLDICDAAIQFFADNGKSGERFKYTIDRVGRDVFAKKIQDVYNG from the coding sequence ATGGCAGTTGATTATTCTACTCTTAAAAAGGGCGGCTGGATGCGCCAGAAGCAGAAGAACAATTTCTCGTTGCGCGTTCGCGTTGTTGGTGGGAACCTCACAGCAACACAGCTTGCCAAAATCGCCGAAGTCGCTGAAAAATATGGCGAAGGTTACGCTCACCTAACTTCGAGACAGAGCGTCGAGATTCCGTTTATCAAGCTTGAAAATATTGACGATGTGAAAAACGCACTTGCCGAGGGTGGTGTTGAACCAGGCGTTTGCGGGGCTCGCGTGCGTACCATTACGGCATGCCAGGGTGAAGCCGTTTGCCCGAGCGGTTGCATTGATACTTATGCAATCGCGAAAGAACTTGACGATCGTTACTTTGCACGAGAACTTCCGCACAAGTTCAAATTCGGTGTGACGGGTTGCCAAAACAACTGTCTCAAGGCCGAAGAAAACGACGTGGGCATCAAGGGCGCCATCAAGGTGGATTGGCTCGAAGACAAGTGCATCGGTTGCGGGCTTTGCGCAAAGGTTTGCCGCAAAGAGGCCATCAAGATCGAAAACAAGAAGGTCATTTTCGACAAGGAAAAATGCAATTACTGCGGCCGTTGCTACAAGTCCTGCCCCACTGACGCCTGGAGCCACATTCACGGCTACATCGTATCGTTTGGCGGGCTTTTCGGCAACAACATCAACAAGGGCGAAACGATTATTCCGTTTGTAGAAGACAAGCAGAAGCTCTTGGACATTTGCGATGCTGCGATTCAATTCTTTGCAGACAACGGAAAGAGCGGTGAACGTTTCAAGTACACGATCGACCGCGTCGGCCGCGATGTATTCGCAAAGAAAATCCAGGACGTATACAACGGATAA
- a CDS encoding adenylyl-sulfate reductase subunit alpha, producing MNIEKIKTDLLIIGGGTAGCYAAITASTLGAAKDVADIKILVVEKANIKRSGCLAAGVNALNAYITEGRTPKDYVEYAKKDADGIVREDLLYSISEKFNEVTAHLEKLGLVILKDKDGKYVTRGNRNIKINGENIKPILAAAVAKAPNVQVLNHVNIFDFSVHDNRIDGAFGFGIENDTFYAIEARAVIIATGGAAGLYRPNNPGFSRHKMWYPPFNTGAGYAMGIRHGAEMTTFEMRFIALRCKDTIAPTGTLAQGVGAKQINSLGEVYETKYGISTSERVYGTVAENLEGRGPCYLRTVGITPAQEDSLLKAYLNMAPSQTIRWLENETPSKANVEIEGTEPYIVGGHTASGYWVDTKRATTIDGLYAAGDVAGGAPQKYVTGALAEGEIAAKSAVEYINAVDCRTPLQGVRNDVDADPREDVDAKATIKEAEIARHVAEIETYLSQKNSLYTTEQLEEAMQIAMDEYAGGIKTGYGYSEKHLNIAKEKIDEIESLTDKLSAADLQEVMYIYELKERLTVCKSVIAHLKARHETRWHSFAENLDYPEKDNANFRKYVNSRLENGEIKIILRDLTAEGQKNYEHQH from the coding sequence ATGAACATCGAAAAAATCAAGACAGACTTGCTGATTATTGGTGGCGGGACCGCTGGCTGTTATGCAGCCATTACCGCAAGTACTTTAGGTGCAGCGAAAGATGTCGCAGACATCAAGATATTGGTTGTCGAAAAAGCGAACATCAAGCGGAGCGGTTGCCTCGCTGCTGGCGTAAACGCGCTGAACGCCTACATTACCGAAGGCCGTACGCCCAAGGATTATGTGGAGTACGCCAAGAAAGACGCCGACGGAATCGTTCGCGAAGACTTGCTGTACAGTATTTCCGAGAAGTTCAACGAGGTCACGGCGCACTTGGAAAAGTTGGGCCTTGTCATCTTGAAGGACAAGGATGGAAAGTATGTGACCCGTGGGAATCGTAATATCAAAATCAACGGCGAGAACATAAAGCCAATTTTGGCGGCGGCTGTCGCAAAGGCACCGAATGTTCAGGTGCTGAACCACGTGAACATTTTCGATTTTTCCGTTCACGACAACAGGATTGACGGAGCTTTCGGTTTCGGAATCGAGAACGATACTTTCTATGCCATCGAGGCGCGTGCTGTGATTATCGCGACGGGCGGTGCAGCCGGGCTTTATCGCCCGAACAATCCGGGATTTTCCCGCCATAAAATGTGGTACCCGCCGTTCAACACGGGTGCAGGCTACGCCATGGGAATCCGTCACGGTGCCGAGATGACGACTTTCGAGATGCGCTTTATTGCGCTGCGCTGCAAGGATACGATTGCCCCGACGGGCACGCTTGCGCAGGGCGTGGGTGCAAAGCAGATAAATTCGCTTGGTGAAGTTTACGAGACAAAGTACGGCATTTCAACTTCGGAACGCGTGTACGGAACAGTGGCAGAAAACCTGGAAGGCCGCGGGCCGTGCTATTTGCGCACCGTCGGGATTACGCCCGCACAGGAAGACTCGCTTTTAAAGGCGTACCTGAACATGGCTCCTTCGCAAACAATTCGCTGGCTTGAAAACGAAACGCCCTCCAAAGCAAATGTCGAAATTGAAGGTACTGAACCTTACATCGTGGGCGGCCACACCGCAAGCGGTTACTGGGTCGATACCAAGCGTGCAACGACAATTGACGGGCTTTACGCTGCAGGCGATGTTGCCGGTGGAGCCCCGCAAAAATACGTGACGGGCGCGCTTGCCGAAGGCGAGATTGCGGCGAAGTCGGCGGTGGAATATATCAATGCGGTAGATTGCCGCACCCCCTTACAGGGGGTTCGCAATGACGTAGATGCAGATCCTCGCGAAGACGTAGACGCCAAAGCAACCATCAAGGAAGCAGAAATCGCCCGACATGTCGCAGAAATCGAAACATATTTATCGCAGAAAAACTCGCTGTACACTACAGAACAACTTGAAGAAGCCATGCAAATAGCCATGGACGAATATGCAGGCGGAATCAAGACGGGCTATGGCTACAGCGAAAAGCATCTCAATATCGCCAAAGAAAAAATTGACGAAATTGAAAGCCTTACAGACAAGCTTAGCGCAGCCGATTTGCAAGAAGTGATGTACATCTACGAACTCAAGGAACGTCTAACAGTTTGCAAGAGCGTGATAGCCCACCTCAAGGCACGTCACGAAACGCGTTGGCACAGTTTTGCAGAAAACCTAGACTACCCCGAAAAGGACAACGCAAACTTCCGCAAGTACGTCAATTCAAGACTCGAAAACGGCGAAATCAAAATCATCTTGCGCGACCTCACCGCAGAAGGGCAAAAGAACTATGAGCATCAGCATTGA